The Streptomyces phaeolivaceus genome has a window encoding:
- a CDS encoding carbohydrate ABC transporter permease — protein MRKGQNRFVAGFLLVPVALYLIFVIWPYIQTFGYSLTDWKGQSQTFSFIGLDNYTALFEDDIFLQAIWHNILFLVFIPVITILLALFFAFMLNAGGRGRAGGVSGVAGSGFYKIVYFFPQVLSLAILAVLFGAVYRSDSGGMLNGFLMRLGLVDENSPVEWLNEPNYVLWALILVVVWHGVGFYLVLFSAAMQAIPRDIYEAALIDGAGRAHTFFRITLPLLWDSVQTAWVYLGIAAMDMFILVSTMTAGEYGGGPDHHSEVMATVMMRNFLLYGRSGYACAMGVVMLLLTLIVSVVMLRATRRERVEF, from the coding sequence ATGCGTAAAGGGCAGAACCGGTTCGTCGCGGGATTTCTCCTCGTCCCCGTGGCGCTTTATCTGATCTTCGTGATCTGGCCGTACATCCAGACATTCGGCTATTCGCTGACGGACTGGAAGGGGCAGTCCCAGACGTTCTCGTTCATCGGACTCGACAACTACACGGCGTTGTTCGAGGACGACATCTTCCTCCAGGCGATCTGGCACAACATCCTGTTCCTGGTCTTCATCCCGGTGATCACCATCCTGCTCGCGCTGTTCTTCGCGTTCATGCTGAACGCGGGCGGTCGCGGGCGGGCCGGCGGAGTCTCCGGGGTCGCCGGATCCGGCTTCTACAAGATCGTGTACTTCTTCCCGCAGGTGCTGTCGCTGGCGATCCTCGCGGTCCTGTTCGGGGCCGTGTACCGCAGCGACAGCGGCGGCATGCTCAACGGTTTCCTGATGCGCCTGGGGCTCGTCGACGAGAACAGCCCCGTCGAGTGGCTGAACGAGCCGAACTATGTGCTCTGGGCACTCATCCTGGTCGTCGTCTGGCACGGCGTCGGCTTCTATCTGGTGCTGTTCTCCGCCGCCATGCAGGCCATCCCCAGAGACATCTACGAGGCCGCGCTGATCGACGGCGCCGGCCGCGCCCACACCTTCTTCCGCATCACCCTGCCGCTGCTGTGGGACTCCGTGCAGACCGCCTGGGTCTATCTCGGCATCGCGGCGATGGACATGTTCATCCTGGTCTCCACCATGACCGCGGGCGAGTACGGGGGCGGCCCCGACCACCACAGCGAGGTCATGGCGACCGTGATGATGCGGAACTTCCTGCTGTACGGCAGGAGCGGCTACGCCTGTGCGATGGGCGTCGTGATGCTGCTCCTCACCCTGATCGTGTCGGTGGTCATGCTGCGGGCCACCCGTCGCGAGCGCGTCGAGTTCTGA
- a CDS encoding ROK family transcriptional regulator, which yields METPGSQSSLHRANLERVVRAVRLAGSLTQAEIARSTGLSAATVSNIVRELKDGGTVEVTPTSAGGRRARAVSLSGDAGIVIGVDFGHTHLRVAIGNLAHQVLAEESEPLDVDASSAQGFDRAEQLVTRLVEATGVDPTKIAGVGLGVPGPIDVESGTLGSTAILPGWTGTKPAAEMQGRLGVAVHVDNDANLGALGELVWGSGRGVRDLAYIKVSSGVGAGLVIDGKIYRGPGGTAGEIGHITLDESGPVCRCGNRGCLETFAAARYVLPLLQSSHGTGLTMEGVVRLARDGDPGCRRVIADVGRHIGSGVANLCNLLNPSRVVLGGDLAEAGELVLGPIRESVGRYAIPSAARQLSVLPGALGGRAEVLGALALALSEMGDSTLLDGTLSAATPVFT from the coding sequence ATGGAGACTCCGGGATCGCAGTCGTCGCTGCACCGAGCAAATCTCGAACGCGTCGTGCGGGCGGTGCGGCTCGCCGGGTCGCTGACGCAGGCGGAGATCGCCAGGAGCACCGGCCTCTCCGCGGCCACGGTCTCCAACATCGTGCGCGAGCTGAAGGACGGGGGAACCGTCGAGGTCACGCCCACCTCGGCGGGCGGTCGCCGGGCGCGCGCGGTCTCGCTCAGCGGCGACGCCGGGATCGTGATCGGCGTGGACTTCGGCCATACGCATTTGCGCGTCGCGATCGGGAATCTCGCGCACCAGGTGCTGGCCGAGGAGTCCGAGCCGCTGGACGTGGACGCCTCCTCGGCCCAGGGCTTCGACCGGGCGGAGCAGCTGGTCACCCGGCTGGTCGAGGCGACGGGCGTCGACCCCACGAAGATCGCGGGGGTGGGCCTCGGTGTGCCCGGCCCGATCGACGTGGAATCCGGGACGCTCGGCTCCACCGCCATCCTGCCGGGCTGGACCGGCACCAAGCCCGCCGCCGAGATGCAGGGCCGTCTCGGCGTCGCCGTGCACGTGGACAACGACGCCAATCTGGGCGCCCTCGGCGAGCTGGTCTGGGGCAGCGGCCGGGGGGTGCGGGACCTGGCGTACATCAAGGTGTCCAGCGGCGTTGGTGCCGGACTGGTGATCGATGGCAAGATCTACAGGGGCCCGGGTGGCACGGCGGGAGAAATCGGGCATATTACTCTTGATGAATCCGGCCCGGTCTGCCGCTGCGGCAACCGGGGCTGCCTGGAGACCTTCGCCGCCGCGCGCTATGTGCTGCCGCTCCTCCAGTCCAGCCACGGCACCGGTTTGACCATGGAAGGGGTCGTACGGTTGGCGAGGGACGGGGACCCGGGCTGCCGTCGGGTGATCGCCGACGTCGGCCGACACATCGGAAGTGGAGTCGCCAATCTCTGCAATCTGTTGAACCCGAGCCGCGTGGTCCTCGGTGGCGATCTCGCCGAGGCCGGAGAGCTGGTTCTCGGACCCATAAGGGAGTCGGTCGGCCGGTACGCGATCCCGAGTGCCGCACGTCAACTCTCGGTGCTGCCAGGGGCGCTTGGCGGTCGCGCGGAGGTGCTCGGGGCACTGGCCCTGGCCCTCAGTGAGATGGGTGATTCGACCCTTTTGGACGGGACCCTCTCCGCAGCAACCCCTGTCTTCACTTAG
- a CDS encoding sugar ABC transporter substrate-binding protein: MNATMRRVAIGATAISLALSVAACGKAGDDGDSDSGSTSGSDSKSIGLLLPDSVTARYEKFDKPYFEAKVKELCDDCDVQYANAAADPNKQAQQMSTMVTKGVKVIVVSAQDSAAIKSSIQAAVDKGVKVVAYDRLAQGPVSAYVSFDNVKVGELQGQALLDALGDKATPKAKVVMINGDDADPNAGQFKEGAHKALDGKVDIAYEQSGLWKDTVAAEKMSAAITQLGAKNIAGVYAANDGMAGGIANTLKGAKIGSIPLTGQDAELAAIQRIVAGTQSSTVYKAYKPEADTAAELAVNLLEGKDIKSLADTEVTSGSGDKVQAKLLTPVSVTKENIKDTVVKDGLYTVADICTAEYAKACKSAGLE; the protein is encoded by the coding sequence ATGAACGCAACGATGCGTAGAGTCGCGATCGGCGCCACCGCGATCTCGCTGGCGCTGTCCGTGGCCGCCTGTGGCAAGGCCGGCGACGACGGCGACTCGGACAGCGGCAGCACCAGCGGTTCGGACAGCAAGTCGATCGGCCTGCTCCTGCCCGACTCGGTCACCGCGCGCTACGAGAAGTTCGACAAGCCTTACTTCGAGGCCAAGGTCAAGGAACTCTGCGACGACTGCGACGTCCAGTACGCGAACGCCGCGGCCGACCCGAACAAGCAGGCTCAGCAGATGAGCACCATGGTGACCAAGGGCGTCAAGGTCATCGTCGTCTCCGCCCAGGACTCCGCCGCCATCAAGTCCTCCATCCAGGCCGCGGTGGACAAGGGCGTCAAGGTCGTCGCCTACGACCGTCTCGCCCAGGGCCCGGTCTCGGCCTACGTCTCCTTCGACAACGTCAAGGTCGGCGAGCTGCAGGGCCAGGCCCTCCTCGACGCCCTCGGCGACAAGGCGACCCCCAAGGCCAAGGTCGTCATGATCAACGGTGACGACGCCGACCCGAACGCCGGTCAGTTCAAGGAGGGCGCGCACAAGGCCCTCGACGGCAAGGTCGACATCGCCTACGAGCAGTCCGGCCTCTGGAAGGACACCGTCGCCGCCGAGAAGATGTCCGCGGCGATCACCCAGCTGGGCGCCAAGAACATCGCGGGCGTCTACGCCGCCAACGACGGCATGGCCGGTGGCATCGCCAACACCCTCAAGGGTGCGAAGATCGGCAGCATCCCGCTGACCGGTCAGGACGCCGAACTCGCCGCCATCCAGCGGATCGTCGCCGGCACGCAGTCCTCCACGGTCTACAAGGCCTACAAGCCGGAGGCCGACACGGCCGCCGAGCTGGCGGTCAACCTGCTGGAGGGCAAGGACATCAAGTCCCTGGCCGACACCGAGGTGACCAGCGGCTCCGGCGACAAGGTCCAGGCGAAGCTGCTGACCCCGGTCTCCGTCACCAAGGAGAACATCAAGGACACGGTGGTGAAGGACGGCCTGTACACGGTCGCCGACATCTGCACCGCCGAGTACGCCAAGGCGTGCA
- the ngcE gene encoding N-acetylglucosamine/diacetylchitobiose ABC transporter substrate-binding protein has translation MGSTTAENDHGPEGAGTTDLEGVGRRDLIKRSAALGLITVPTMSFLSACASGGGGDDDTSEDTQGEASESNPFGVKKGSKLDVVIFKGGYGDAYAKAWEAAFQKKWGVTSTHTGTQEITGKLQPRFNAGNPPDIVDDSGAQQIPIDVLYKNGQLLDLAEVLDSPSIDDPSKKVRDTLIPGTLDAGMQENKVVALNYIYTVWGLWYSGKLFKENGWEEPKTWADFLTICKEAKAKEIGGLAHQGKYPYYINVAIMDLIAKTGGLEAMKAIDNLDPKAFVGSDAAKAGVEAIYEVVEKGYLMPGTNGLTHTESQARWNQYKAVFITSGSWLENEQLTQTPDDFEMTFMPMPVLPDSVMPFEAIRAGSGEPFIIPAKAKNLPAAKEFMRMMLSREWSTLFAKEANSLTIVKDGVDTGVSLRPGTQSTVEVSKAAGDNTFRYLYTEWYSEMDTAIQNASNELMAKRIQPAEWLKRAQAAVDKQAKDPDSKKNRRD, from the coding sequence ATGGGATCCACAACCGCCGAGAACGACCACGGCCCCGAGGGTGCCGGCACCACCGACCTCGAAGGCGTGGGCCGCCGCGATCTGATCAAGCGTTCCGCCGCGCTCGGCCTGATCACCGTCCCGACGATGAGCTTCCTGTCCGCGTGTGCCAGTGGGGGCGGCGGGGACGACGACACCTCCGAGGACACCCAGGGCGAGGCCTCCGAGTCCAACCCCTTCGGCGTCAAGAAGGGCAGCAAACTCGACGTCGTCATCTTCAAGGGCGGCTACGGCGACGCCTACGCCAAGGCCTGGGAGGCCGCCTTCCAGAAGAAGTGGGGGGTCACCTCCACCCACACCGGCACCCAGGAGATCACCGGCAAGCTCCAGCCCCGGTTCAACGCGGGCAACCCGCCGGACATCGTCGACGACTCCGGCGCCCAGCAGATCCCGATCGACGTCCTCTACAAGAACGGCCAGCTCCTCGACCTCGCCGAGGTGCTGGACTCGCCGTCGATCGACGACCCGAGCAAGAAGGTCCGCGACACGCTGATCCCCGGCACGCTCGACGCGGGCATGCAGGAGAACAAGGTCGTCGCCCTCAACTACATCTACACGGTGTGGGGCCTGTGGTACTCCGGCAAGCTCTTCAAGGAGAACGGCTGGGAGGAGCCGAAGACCTGGGCCGACTTCCTCACCATCTGCAAGGAGGCCAAGGCCAAGGAGATCGGCGGCCTCGCCCACCAGGGCAAGTACCCGTACTACATCAACGTCGCCATCATGGACCTGATCGCCAAGACGGGCGGCCTGGAGGCCATGAAGGCCATCGACAACCTCGACCCGAAGGCGTTCGTCGGCTCCGACGCCGCCAAGGCCGGCGTCGAGGCGATCTACGAGGTCGTCGAGAAGGGCTATCTGATGCCCGGCACGAACGGCCTGACGCACACCGAGTCCCAGGCCCGCTGGAACCAGTACAAGGCCGTGTTCATCACCTCCGGCTCCTGGCTGGAGAACGAGCAGCTGACGCAGACGCCGGACGACTTCGAGATGACGTTCATGCCGATGCCCGTCCTCCCCGACAGCGTGATGCCGTTCGAGGCGATCCGGGCCGGCTCCGGGGAGCCGTTCATCATCCCGGCCAAGGCGAAGAACCTGCCGGCGGCCAAGGAGTTCATGCGGATGATGCTCTCCAGGGAATGGTCGACGCTGTTCGCCAAGGAGGCGAACTCCCTGACGATCGTGAAGGACGGCGTCGACACCGGCGTCTCGCTGCGGCCCGGTACGCAGTCGACGGTGGAGGTCTCCAAGGCCGCCGGTGACAACACGTTCCGTTACCTGTACACCGAGTGGTACAGCGAGATGGACACGGCGATCCAGAACGCGTCGAACGAACTGATGGCGAAGCGGATCCAGCCGGCCGAGTGGCTCAAGCGGGCGCAGGCCGCGGTGGACAAGCAGGCCAAGGACCCGGATTCCAAGAAGAACCGCCGGGACTAG
- a CDS encoding carbohydrate ABC transporter permease translates to MSAPLKTASRGESVPTGPTVTKRGPGGPGDERGEGVVLNVFSHGFLALWALLIVLPLLWLVLSAFKTDAQIGGSAFGWPENWTLDVFSRAWDKGIGDYFVNTVIVLVFSVPLTMLFGSMAAYVLARYPFRGNRLLYYFFVAGAMFPVFLALVPLFFMVRRLDMLNTYQGLILVYVAYSLPFTVFFMHAFFRTLPTAVFEAAILDGASHTRTFFQVMLPMAKPGLISVGIFNTLGQWNQFILPTVLMQPQSGDDPERYVLTQGLIQLQQQQGYASDLPVLFAGVTIAMIPMLVVYLSFQRQVQAGLTSATLK, encoded by the coding sequence ATGAGCGCACCCCTCAAGACCGCCTCGCGCGGCGAATCGGTCCCCACCGGCCCGACCGTGACCAAGCGGGGACCCGGCGGCCCCGGCGACGAGCGCGGCGAAGGCGTCGTCCTCAACGTCTTCTCGCACGGCTTCCTCGCCCTGTGGGCCCTGCTGATCGTGCTGCCGCTGCTGTGGCTGGTGCTCAGCGCCTTCAAGACCGACGCCCAGATCGGCGGCTCGGCCTTCGGCTGGCCCGAGAACTGGACCCTGGACGTCTTCTCCCGCGCCTGGGACAAGGGCATCGGCGACTACTTCGTCAACACGGTCATCGTGCTGGTCTTCTCCGTCCCGCTGACCATGCTGTTCGGTTCGATGGCCGCGTACGTGCTGGCCCGCTACCCGTTCCGGGGCAACCGGCTGCTCTACTACTTCTTCGTCGCCGGGGCGATGTTCCCCGTGTTCCTGGCCCTGGTGCCGCTGTTCTTCATGGTCAGACGGCTGGACATGCTGAACACCTACCAGGGGCTGATCCTGGTCTACGTCGCCTACTCGCTGCCGTTCACCGTGTTCTTCATGCACGCGTTCTTCCGGACGCTGCCCACCGCGGTCTTCGAGGCGGCCATCCTCGACGGGGCGTCGCACACCCGTACGTTCTTCCAGGTCATGCTGCCGATGGCCAAGCCGGGCCTGATCAGCGTCGGGATCTTCAACACGCTCGGCCAGTGGAACCAGTTCATCCTGCCCACGGTCCTGATGCAGCCGCAGAGCGGCGACGATCCCGAGCGGTACGTCCTCACCCAGGGCCTCATCCAGCTCCAGCAGCAGCAGGGTTACGCCTCCGACCTGCCCGTCCTCTTCGCCGGTGTCACCATCGCCATGATCCCCATGCTCGTGGTCTACCTCTCCTTCCAGCGCCAGGTACAGGCGGGCCTCACCTCGGCCACGCTCAAGTAG